The Acidiferrobacterales bacterium genome has a window encoding:
- a CDS encoding UxaA family hydrolase — MIEPGAIRGYRRENGRIGIRNHVIILPLDDLSNAASEAVANNIKGTLALPHHYGRLQFGEDLELHFRTLIGTGANPNVAACIVIGIEPGWTKRVVDGIAKTGKPVEGFAIEQNGDINTIAAASRKAKEFLHWASELQREPCGAEDLWISHKCGESDTTSGIGANPTVGNLIDKLDPLGVTNCFGETSELTGAELLCRDRAVDAQIGDKFLSTWQAYMDEVIEPHKTDDLSESQPTKGNIEGGLTTIEEKALGNLQKIGRNTSYIDVLKPAETPSSGRGLYFMDTSSAAAECVTLQAAAGFVVHIFPTGQGNIIGHPIEPVIKLTANPRTVRTMGEHVDLDVSGILRREMTLDEAGDRLIDMTVRTCNGRLTAAEALGHREFVMTKLYRSA, encoded by the coding sequence ATCTTTCGAACGCGGCTTCAGAAGCGGTCGCCAACAACATCAAGGGTACCTTGGCACTGCCGCATCACTACGGCAGGCTTCAGTTCGGTGAGGATCTGGAACTTCATTTCCGCACGCTGATCGGAACCGGAGCCAATCCCAATGTAGCCGCCTGTATCGTCATCGGCATTGAGCCGGGATGGACCAAGCGCGTCGTGGATGGAATCGCAAAGACGGGAAAGCCGGTGGAAGGATTTGCCATCGAGCAAAATGGCGACATCAATACGATTGCCGCTGCGTCAAGAAAGGCGAAGGAATTCCTGCATTGGGCTTCCGAGTTGCAGCGCGAACCGTGCGGTGCTGAAGATCTGTGGATCTCTCACAAATGCGGTGAGTCAGATACGACGTCCGGGATCGGAGCCAACCCGACGGTTGGCAATCTTATCGACAAACTCGATCCCTTGGGTGTAACCAACTGTTTTGGTGAGACATCTGAATTGACAGGTGCGGAATTACTTTGCCGCGATCGGGCGGTGGACGCCCAAATCGGTGACAAGTTCCTGTCGACCTGGCAGGCTTACATGGACGAGGTGATCGAACCGCATAAGACCGACGATCTTTCGGAGAGTCAGCCAACCAAGGGCAATATCGAGGGAGGTCTGACGACCATTGAGGAGAAAGCGTTGGGCAATCTTCAGAAAATTGGCAGGAATACGTCGTATATCGATGTTCTCAAACCGGCGGAAACGCCTTCCAGTGGACGAGGTCTGTATTTCATGGACACCTCTTCGGCTGCAGCCGAGTGTGTGACTCTGCAGGCGGCGGCCGGGTTTGTCGTTCATATTTTCCCGACCGGGCAGGGCAATATCATCGGTCACCCGATTGAACCGGTGATCAAGCTGACCGCCAACCCGAGAACAGTACGGACCATGGGAGAGCATGTCGATCTGGATGTTTCCGGAATTCTGAGACGAGAGATGACTTTGGATGAGGCCGGCGATCGGTTGATTGATATGACGGTCCGAACCTGTAACGGCAGGCTGACAGCAGCGGAAGCGTTAGGGCATCGGGAATTTGTGATGACGAAACTTTATAGAAGTGCATAA
- the hisD gene encoding histidinol dehydrogenase: MAVVTVKKRKSGSNGIDRGESEKVISIVRQMLDTIREGGEQAVRDYARDLDNWTGPIVMSPQEIAKIEHDLDDSLKEDIQFAHQRVKQFAEQQLASLNEFEMELAPGLIAGQRLIPINTAGCYIPGGRYAHVASAVMSVTTAKVAGVKNVIACSPPKPGVGVNPAIAYTASVCGADTILAVGGVQGIASLAFGIFTGHRADILVGPGNRFVAEAKRMLFGEVGIDLFAGPTEILVIADDSADPEIVASDLIGQAEHGPDSPAWLIAFSHEFASEVERLLPKYIERLPEPNRSSATGAWADYGEISVVDTREEAVALSDDYAPEHLEVQAEDLPWWLANLSNYGSLFLGEETTVAYGDKCSGTNHILPTSGAAKYTGGLSVGKFLKTVTYQKMNRDANRSVGSVTARISRLEGMEAHALTGDDRLAKYFPDEVFRLNPDS; this comes from the coding sequence ATGGCAGTTGTTACAGTAAAGAAAAGAAAGAGCGGATCGAACGGTATTGATCGCGGCGAATCCGAAAAGGTTATCAGTATAGTTCGACAGATGCTTGACACCATCCGCGAGGGCGGTGAGCAGGCTGTTCGTGACTACGCCCGAGATCTGGACAACTGGACAGGTCCGATTGTCATGTCACCGCAAGAGATCGCCAAGATTGAACATGACCTTGATGATTCTCTCAAAGAGGACATACAGTTTGCACATCAGCGCGTCAAGCAATTCGCTGAGCAGCAGCTGGCAAGTCTCAACGAATTTGAGATGGAACTTGCGCCGGGTCTTATCGCTGGCCAGAGACTGATTCCGATCAATACTGCTGGGTGCTACATACCAGGTGGACGTTACGCTCATGTGGCGTCAGCCGTCATGAGTGTTACCACCGCGAAGGTAGCGGGCGTAAAAAACGTGATTGCGTGTTCGCCGCCCAAACCCGGTGTCGGTGTCAATCCAGCCATTGCCTATACAGCGTCAGTCTGCGGTGCCGATACGATTCTGGCGGTCGGCGGTGTGCAAGGGATCGCGTCGCTGGCATTTGGAATCTTTACCGGGCATCGTGCCGACATTCTGGTCGGTCCCGGAAATCGGTTTGTCGCAGAAGCGAAACGGATGCTGTTCGGCGAAGTTGGAATTGACCTGTTCGCCGGACCCACAGAAATTCTTGTAATTGCGGACGATTCTGCTGATCCGGAAATCGTTGCGTCAGATCTAATCGGTCAGGCGGAACACGGTCCTGATTCGCCCGCCTGGCTGATTGCGTTCTCACATGAATTCGCGTCGGAAGTGGAAAGGCTGTTGCCAAAGTATATTGAACGATTGCCGGAGCCGAATCGAAGTTCTGCGACCGGAGCTTGGGCAGATTACGGGGAAATTTCGGTAGTCGACACCCGCGAGGAAGCTGTCGCACTCAGTGATGACTATGCGCCCGAGCATCTCGAGGTGCAAGCTGAGGATTTGCCGTGGTGGTTGGCGAACCTTTCCAACTATGGTTCGCTGTTCCTTGGAGAGGAGACGACAGTTGCTTATGGTGACAAATGCTCCGGAACCAACCATATCTTGCCGACGAGTGGTGCGGCGAAGTACACCGGTGGCTTGAGTGTAGGCAAATTTCTCAAGACCGTGACCTACCAGAAGATGAATCGGGATGCCAACCGGAGTGTCGGGTCAGTTACCGCTCGCATTTCCAGGCTCGAGGGAATGGAGGCTCATGCACTCACAGGCGACGATAGACTAGCAAAATATTTTCCCGATGAGGTGTTCAGGCTGAATCCGGACAGTTGA